A region of Streptomyces sp. R44 DNA encodes the following proteins:
- a CDS encoding glycoside hydrolase family 6 protein, which yields MSRTSRTALLAALGLVTATGATATVFGTSAGAATPGCKVDYSITNQWNTGFGANVVVTNTGDPTSSWTLEWTYAGNQQVTQGWNATITQSGSAVTAKSMSYNGALATGGSTSFGFNGSYSGTNAVPAGFKLNGVTCNTATQPTDPPTTPPTTPPTTPPTTPPTTPPAGTKADNPYAGAKVYVNPEWSAHAAAEPGGTKVSNQPTGIWLDRIAVVNGSSGSMGLRAHLDEALKQKGSGELVVQLVIYNLPGRDCAALASNGELGPTEIGRYKTEYIDPIAAILADSKYAGLRIVTTVEIDSLPNLVTNVSGRPTATPDCDVMKANGNYITGVGYALKKLGAIANVYNYIDAGHHGWLGWDDNFGPSAELFKQAATAEGSTLSNVHGFIVNTANYSALKEDHFTIDDSVNGVSVRQSKWVDWNRYTDELSYAQAMRAKLVSLGFDAHLGMLIDTSRNGWGGTARPTGPGATTSVDTYVNGGRYDRRLNPGNWCNQSGAGLGERPQAAPAAGIDAYVWMKPPGESDGASKEVPNDEGKGFDRMCDPTYTGNVRNGNSMSGALPDAPLAGKWFSAQFQELLKNAYPAL from the coding sequence ATGAGCCGCACCAGCCGCACCGCCCTCCTGGCGGCCCTCGGCCTCGTCACCGCGACCGGAGCCACCGCCACGGTCTTCGGCACCAGCGCCGGCGCAGCCACCCCGGGCTGCAAGGTCGACTACAGCATCACCAACCAGTGGAACACCGGCTTCGGCGCCAACGTCGTCGTCACGAACACCGGCGACCCGACGTCCTCGTGGACCCTGGAGTGGACCTACGCCGGCAACCAGCAGGTCACCCAGGGCTGGAACGCCACCATCACCCAGTCCGGGTCCGCCGTCACCGCCAAGAGCATGTCCTACAACGGCGCGCTCGCGACCGGTGGTTCGACCTCCTTCGGCTTCAACGGCTCCTACAGCGGCACCAATGCCGTACCGGCCGGCTTCAAGCTGAACGGCGTCACCTGCAACACCGCCACGCAGCCCACCGACCCGCCGACCACCCCGCCCACCACTCCCCCGACGACCCCGCCGACCACGCCGCCCACCACCCCGCCCGCCGGCACCAAGGCGGACAACCCCTACGCCGGCGCCAAGGTGTACGTGAACCCCGAATGGTCGGCCCACGCCGCGGCCGAGCCCGGCGGCACCAAGGTCTCGAACCAGCCCACCGGCATCTGGCTGGACCGGATCGCCGTGGTCAACGGTTCGAGCGGCTCCATGGGCCTGCGCGCCCACCTCGACGAGGCCCTGAAGCAGAAGGGATCCGGCGAGCTCGTCGTCCAGCTGGTCATCTACAACCTGCCCGGCCGCGACTGTGCCGCCCTCGCCTCCAACGGCGAACTCGGCCCGACGGAGATCGGCCGCTACAAGACCGAGTACATCGACCCGATCGCCGCGATCCTCGCCGACTCCAAGTACGCGGGCCTGAGGATCGTCACCACCGTCGAGATCGACTCGCTGCCCAACCTGGTCACCAACGTCTCCGGGCGTCCCACGGCCACCCCCGACTGCGACGTCATGAAGGCCAACGGCAACTACATCACCGGCGTCGGCTACGCGCTCAAGAAGCTCGGCGCGATCGCCAACGTCTACAACTACATCGACGCCGGCCACCACGGCTGGCTGGGCTGGGACGACAACTTCGGCCCCTCCGCCGAACTCTTCAAGCAGGCCGCCACGGCGGAGGGCTCGACGCTCTCCAACGTGCACGGCTTCATCGTCAACACCGCCAACTACAGCGCCCTGAAGGAGGACCACTTCACCATCGACGACAGCGTGAACGGCGTCTCCGTACGCCAGTCCAAGTGGGTGGACTGGAACCGGTACACCGACGAGCTGTCGTACGCCCAGGCCATGCGCGCCAAGCTGGTCTCGCTCGGCTTCGACGCCCACCTCGGCATGCTGATCGACACCTCCCGCAACGGCTGGGGCGGCACCGCCCGGCCCACCGGCCCGGGCGCCACGACCAGCGTCGACACCTACGTCAACGGCGGCCGCTACGACCGTCGCCTCAACCCCGGCAACTGGTGCAACCAGTCCGGCGCGGGCCTCGGCGAACGGCCCCAGGCGGCCCCGGCCGCGGGCATCGACGCGTACGTCTGGATGAAGCCCCCGGGCGAGTCCGACGGCGCCTCCAAGGAGGTCCCGAACGACGAGGGCAAGGGCTTCGACCGGATGTGCGACCCGACGTACACGGGCAACGTCCGCAACGGGAACAGCATGTCGGGCGCGCTGCCGGACGCCCCGCTCGCGGGCAAGTGGTTCTCGGCCCAGTTCCAGGAGCTCCTGAAGAACGCCTACCCGGCGCTGTAG
- a CDS encoding carbohydrate ABC transporter permease — translation MATSVRAERAGSPPPAAPPSSPGSRRRRPSPGGLRSRLYRWDIKAIPYVFIAPFFLTFAAFGLFPLLYTGWLSLNRVELGGDPTWKGLENYTDLATSEFFWNALLNTFTIGVISTVPQLLMALGLAHLLNYKLRGRGFFRVAILAPYATSIAAATLVFAQLFNTDYGMINGLLGWIGIDPVNWESSKWPAQIAISVIVTWRWTGYNALIYLAAMQAVPQDLYEAASLDGASRWRQFISVTIPSIRPTILFTIIVSTIGATQLFGEPMLYGGSVGISGGSGNQFQTLSLLMYEKGWVTGALGQASAIAWVMLLLLLLIGGVQALVSRHNRKKLGG, via the coding sequence GTGGCCACCTCCGTCCGGGCGGAGCGGGCCGGCTCCCCGCCGCCCGCAGCACCGCCCTCCTCCCCCGGCTCCCGGCGCCGCCGCCCCTCCCCCGGCGGCCTGCGCAGCAGGCTCTACCGCTGGGACATCAAGGCGATCCCGTACGTCTTCATCGCCCCCTTCTTCCTCACCTTCGCGGCCTTCGGCCTCTTCCCGCTGCTCTACACGGGCTGGCTCTCGCTGAACCGGGTCGAGCTCGGCGGAGACCCGACGTGGAAGGGCCTGGAGAACTACACCGACCTCGCCACCAGCGAGTTCTTCTGGAACGCGCTGCTGAACACCTTCACCATCGGGGTGATCTCCACCGTCCCGCAGCTGCTCATGGCCCTGGGCCTGGCGCACCTGCTCAACTACAAGCTCCGCGGCCGCGGCTTCTTCCGGGTCGCGATCCTCGCCCCGTACGCCACCTCGATCGCGGCGGCGACCCTGGTCTTCGCCCAGCTGTTCAACACCGACTACGGCATGATCAACGGCCTGCTCGGCTGGATCGGCATCGACCCGGTGAACTGGGAGTCGTCCAAGTGGCCCGCGCAGATCGCGATCTCGGTGATCGTCACCTGGCGCTGGACCGGCTACAACGCGCTGATCTACCTGGCCGCGATGCAGGCCGTGCCGCAGGACCTGTACGAGGCGGCCTCGCTCGACGGGGCGTCACGCTGGCGGCAGTTCATCAGCGTCACCATCCCGTCGATCCGGCCGACGATCCTCTTCACGATCATCGTCTCCACCATCGGCGCCACCCAGCTCTTCGGTGAGCCGATGCTCTACGGCGGCAGCGTCGGGATCAGCGGCGGCAGCGGCAACCAGTTCCAGACGCTGAGCCTGCTGATGTACGAGAAGGGCTGGGTGACCGGCGCGCTCGGGCAGGCCTCCGCGATCGCCTGGGTCATGCTCCTGCTGCTCCTCCTGATCGGCGGCGTGCAGGCGCTCGTCTCCCGCCACAACCGCAAGAAGCTGGGGGGATGA
- a CDS encoding glycerophosphodiester phosphodiesterase, with translation MNHLPPRAPRSWNLRRLGYGPAALVATALVLSASPALAAESAPRAPRHAPSPTLAATQRHAPSGAAAASRWMRLSGAPLTVFAHRGASSAAPENTLVADEVARRGGTKWIENDVQPCKDGVPYVLHDATVDRTTDGTGALRSLTSDQVNALDAGSWFAPAFAGARVPTLAAQLTDLRTRGGNLLLEIKGRQTEAEVERIVREVRDQNMTARVFVQSFEVTSLRWVHELAPELPLGLLRDSLDADPVAVAQDLHLAAYNVSDKGLSVRPAALDELHAAGVAVNVWTVDSSARWKALDELGVDGIITNRPTELTGWVAGRQA, from the coding sequence ATGAACCACCTCCCGCCCCGCGCGCCCCGGTCCTGGAACCTCAGGCGCCTCGGTTACGGCCCGGCAGCGCTGGTCGCCACGGCCCTGGTCCTCTCCGCCTCGCCCGCCCTGGCCGCCGAGTCGGCCCCGCGCGCACCGCGGCACGCGCCTTCGCCCACGCTCGCGGCGACCCAGCGGCACGCGCCTTCGGGCGCGGCCGCGGCGAGCCGGTGGATGCGGCTGTCCGGTGCTCCCCTGACCGTCTTCGCCCACCGGGGCGCCTCGTCCGCTGCGCCGGAGAACACACTGGTCGCCGACGAGGTCGCCCGGCGGGGCGGGACCAAGTGGATCGAGAACGACGTCCAGCCCTGCAAGGACGGCGTGCCGTACGTCCTTCACGACGCGACCGTCGACCGGACGACGGACGGCACGGGCGCGCTCCGCTCGTTGACCTCCGACCAGGTGAACGCCCTCGACGCCGGTTCCTGGTTCGCCCCGGCCTTCGCCGGCGCGCGCGTCCCGACGCTGGCCGCCCAGTTGACGGACCTGCGGACGCGGGGCGGCAATCTGCTCCTGGAGATCAAGGGCCGGCAGACCGAGGCCGAGGTGGAGCGGATCGTGCGTGAGGTCCGGGACCAGAACATGACGGCCCGGGTCTTCGTCCAGAGCTTCGAGGTCACTTCCCTGCGGTGGGTCCACGAGCTGGCGCCCGAGCTGCCGCTGGGTCTGCTGCGCGACAGCCTGGACGCCGATCCGGTCGCCGTCGCCCAGGACCTGCACCTGGCCGCGTACAACGTGTCGGACAAGGGTCTCTCCGTGCGCCCGGCGGCGCTCGACGAGCTGCATGCGGCGGGCGTGGCCGTGAACGTGTGGACGGTCGACAGCTCGGCCCGCTGGAAGGCCCTCGACGAGCTGGGCGTGGACGGGATCATCACCAACCGCCCGACGGAGCTGACGGGCTGGGTCGCGGGCCGTCAGGCCTGA
- a CDS encoding LacI family DNA-binding transcriptional regulator: protein MSSAWSYEGSSGFVNGRQSGRPTLEQVAARAGVGRGTVSRVINGSPRVSEQTRTAVARAVAELGYVPNQAARALAGSRTDAVALVIPEAEARLFAEPYFLDLIRGVSAELAEADKQLLLTLVRSEQERQRFEQYLAAQRVDGVLLASVHGDDPLPERIRELGLPVVMNGRRTEAEPVPYVDSDNIGAGRTAVAHLVGRGRSRIATVTGPLDMYVARARLGGYRAGLTEAGLGPDETLVANGDFTEEGGRRAMRELLDRSPDLDAVFAASDVMAAGARGVLREAGRRVPEDVALVGVDDSPVARLMDPPLTSVRQPIEEMGRTMARMLIRETHESTGAPEEARRHVLPTELIVRESS from the coding sequence ATGAGCAGCGCGTGGTCCTACGAGGGGAGTTCGGGATTCGTGAACGGACGGCAGAGCGGCAGACCCACCCTGGAGCAGGTCGCGGCCAGGGCCGGGGTCGGCCGGGGCACGGTCTCCCGGGTGATCAACGGCTCCCCCCGGGTGAGCGAACAGACCAGAACGGCCGTCGCCCGCGCCGTCGCCGAACTCGGCTACGTACCCAACCAGGCCGCCCGCGCCCTGGCCGGCAGCCGTACCGACGCGGTCGCCCTCGTCATCCCCGAGGCCGAGGCCCGGCTCTTCGCCGAGCCGTACTTCCTCGACCTCATCCGTGGGGTCAGCGCCGAACTGGCCGAGGCCGACAAGCAGTTGCTGCTCACCCTGGTCCGCAGCGAGCAGGAGCGGCAGCGCTTCGAGCAGTACCTCGCCGCCCAGCGCGTCGACGGGGTGCTGCTCGCCTCGGTCCACGGCGACGACCCGCTGCCCGAGCGCATCAGGGAACTGGGCCTCCCGGTCGTGATGAACGGCCGCCGCACGGAGGCCGAGCCCGTGCCGTACGTGGACTCCGACAACATCGGCGCCGGACGCACGGCCGTCGCCCACCTGGTGGGGCGCGGCCGGAGCCGCATCGCGACCGTCACCGGACCCCTCGACATGTACGTGGCCCGGGCCCGGCTCGGCGGCTACCGGGCCGGTCTCACGGAGGCCGGCCTCGGCCCCGACGAGACGCTCGTCGCCAACGGCGACTTCACCGAGGAGGGCGGCCGGCGCGCCATGCGGGAGCTCCTCGACCGCAGCCCGGACCTGGACGCCGTCTTCGCCGCCTCCGACGTCATGGCGGCCGGCGCGCGCGGGGTGCTGCGGGAGGCGGGCCGCCGGGTGCCCGAGGACGTCGCGCTCGTCGGGGTCGACGACTCGCCGGTGGCGCGGCTCATGGACCCGCCCCTGACGAGCGTGCGGCAGCCCATCGAGGAGATGGGCCGCACGATGGCACGGATGCTCATCAGGGAGACCCACGAGAGCACCGGGGCTCCCGAGGAGGCGCGCCGGCACGTGCTGCCGACGGAGCTGATCGTGCGGGAGTCGAGCTGA
- a CDS encoding cellulase family glycosylhydrolase, protein MASTALAVVGTAAGASAAPACTVEYSVAGQWAGGYRGAVTITNNSAALTSWSLGFGFPAGQVVSQGWGGTWSQTGASVTVVNESWNGTLGTGAKVSGGFIASWTGANTAPTAFTLNGTPCTTDGPAPTPTPTTPTTPPTTPPTTPPPTTPPTTPPTPVPGAPELTVSGNRFTDQNGATRRLLGVNRSGGEFMCVQGYGFFDGPVDDASVQAIADWKADTVRIPLNEECWLGLDHIKPEYRGAHYVAAVKDLVAKVLAHGLTPVVELHWTHGQYTGNSSGCSDVHATCQKPMPDAQYTPAFWTSVANTFKNDRRVAFDLFNEPYPDRATSTAAQAWTCWRDGGSCPGIGYEVAGMQDLVDAVRATGAKNLVLVPGLAYSNDLSQWLTYRPTDPASNLAAAWHVYNFNTCSDETCWNTTLAPVAAQVPLLAGEIGENTCGHAFVDRVMKWFDDRGLSYLGWTWNTWNCSSGPALITSYDGTPTAFGIGLRDHLRALTS, encoded by the coding sequence ATGGCGAGCACCGCTCTCGCCGTCGTGGGTACGGCCGCCGGAGCATCGGCCGCACCCGCCTGCACGGTGGAGTACTCGGTCGCCGGCCAGTGGGCCGGCGGCTACCGGGGTGCCGTGACCATCACCAACAACAGTGCCGCGCTGACCAGTTGGAGCCTCGGCTTCGGCTTCCCGGCCGGCCAGGTGGTCAGTCAGGGCTGGGGCGGCACGTGGTCCCAGACCGGGGCGTCCGTCACGGTCGTCAACGAGAGCTGGAACGGCACGCTCGGCACGGGCGCGAAGGTCTCGGGCGGCTTCATCGCGTCATGGACGGGAGCCAACACGGCTCCCACCGCATTCACGCTCAACGGCACGCCCTGCACCACGGACGGGCCGGCACCGACCCCCACGCCGACCACCCCGACGACCCCGCCCACCACTCCCCCGACCACGCCGCCGCCGACGACCCCACCGACCACACCCCCGACCCCCGTCCCCGGCGCGCCCGAACTGACCGTCTCCGGCAACAGGTTCACCGACCAGAACGGCGCCACCCGTCGCCTCCTCGGCGTCAACCGCTCCGGCGGCGAGTTCATGTGCGTCCAGGGCTACGGCTTCTTCGACGGACCGGTCGACGACGCCTCCGTCCAGGCCATCGCCGACTGGAAGGCCGACACCGTCCGCATCCCCCTCAACGAGGAGTGCTGGCTCGGCCTCGACCACATCAAGCCCGAGTACCGGGGCGCGCATTACGTCGCCGCCGTCAAGGACCTGGTGGCCAAGGTGCTCGCCCACGGCCTGACCCCCGTGGTCGAACTGCACTGGACCCACGGCCAGTACACCGGGAACTCGTCCGGCTGCTCCGACGTGCACGCCACCTGCCAGAAGCCGATGCCCGACGCCCAGTACACCCCGGCGTTCTGGACCTCGGTCGCGAACACCTTCAAGAACGACAGGCGCGTCGCCTTCGACCTGTTCAACGAGCCCTATCCGGACCGGGCGACCTCCACGGCGGCACAGGCCTGGACCTGCTGGCGTGACGGCGGCAGCTGCCCCGGCATCGGATACGAGGTCGCCGGCATGCAGGACCTGGTGGACGCCGTCCGCGCCACGGGGGCGAAGAACCTCGTCCTCGTCCCGGGCCTGGCGTACTCCAACGACCTGAGCCAGTGGCTCACGTACCGCCCCACCGACCCGGCGAGCAATCTGGCCGCCGCCTGGCACGTCTACAACTTCAACACCTGCTCCGACGAGACGTGCTGGAACACCACCCTCGCCCCGGTTGCCGCCCAAGTGCCGCTCCTCGCGGGCGAGATCGGCGAGAACACCTGCGGACACGCGTTCGTCGACCGCGTCATGAAGTGGTTCGACGACCGCGGCCTCTCGTACCTGGGCTGGACCTGGAACACCTGGAACTGCAGCTCCGGTCCCGCGCTGATCACTTCGTACGACGGCACTCCCACCGCTTTCGGCATCGGACTGCGCGACCATCTGCGCGCCCTCACCTCCTGA
- a CDS encoding carbohydrate ABC transporter permease, which yields MARTLAAPRPAPPAASAPGRRFRQTAGRQHHAGPLTYVLLVLAAVVSLFPLYWNVVAASHTGERVVEAPAPLLPGKRLLDNLSFAWNQVDMGEALVNTTVVASLVALSTVLFSTLAGFAFAKLPFRGRGMLLSLVVATMTIPPQLSVIPLYQIITDLGWFDQLQSVVLPSLVAAFGVFFMRQFLVEALPVELVEAARMDGAHSLRIIWHVVFPVARPAMAVLGMLVFVQAWNDFFWPFIALTPDGSPTLQVALAGLGAGNHTVDHAVVLTGALISTVPLLLVFAFLGKHIVGGITAGAVKS from the coding sequence ATGGCCCGCACACTCGCAGCACCCCGCCCGGCGCCCCCGGCCGCGTCCGCGCCCGGTCGCCGGTTCCGTCAGACGGCCGGCCGGCAGCACCACGCGGGTCCGCTGACGTACGTCCTGCTCGTCCTCGCCGCCGTCGTCTCGCTGTTCCCGCTGTACTGGAACGTGGTCGCCGCCTCCCACACCGGGGAGCGGGTCGTGGAGGCCCCGGCGCCGCTGCTGCCCGGCAAGCGGCTCCTGGACAACCTCAGCTTCGCCTGGAACCAGGTCGACATGGGCGAGGCGCTGGTCAACACCACGGTCGTGGCGAGCCTGGTGGCGCTGTCCACCGTGCTGTTCTCCACGCTCGCCGGCTTCGCCTTCGCCAAACTGCCCTTCCGGGGCCGGGGCATGCTGCTCTCGCTCGTGGTCGCCACGATGACGATCCCGCCGCAGCTCAGCGTGATCCCGCTGTACCAGATCATCACGGACCTCGGCTGGTTCGACCAGCTCCAGTCGGTCGTGCTGCCCTCGCTGGTCGCCGCCTTCGGTGTGTTCTTCATGCGCCAGTTCCTGGTCGAGGCCCTGCCGGTGGAACTGGTCGAGGCGGCCCGGATGGACGGGGCGCACAGCCTGCGGATCATCTGGCACGTCGTCTTCCCGGTGGCCAGGCCCGCGATGGCCGTGCTCGGCATGCTGGTCTTCGTCCAGGCCTGGAACGACTTCTTCTGGCCGTTCATCGCGCTCACCCCGGACGGCAGTCCCACCCTCCAGGTGGCGCTCGCCGGCCTCGGCGCGGGCAACCACACCGTGGACCACGCCGTGGTGCTGACCGGCGCCCTGATCTCCACCGTGCCGCTGCTGCTCGTCTTCGCCTTCCTCGGCAAGCACATCGTCGGCGGCATCACCGCCGGCGCCGTGAAGAGCTGA
- a CDS encoding GH1 family beta-glucosidase, with amino-acid sequence MTAPETRPLTAVRSFPADFLWGAATAAYQIEGAAAEDGRTPSIWDTFSHTPGKVFEGHTGDVAVDHYHRFREDVGIMAELGLNAYRFSVSWSRVQPTGRGPAVQQGLDFYRRLVDELLAAGIEPALTLYHWDLPQELEDAGGWPERSTAERFAEYAGIVADAVGDRVKRWTTLNEPWCSAFLGYGSGVHAPGRTDPVASLRAAHHLNLGHGLAVQALRDSLPADRQLAVSLNLHEIRPLTTSAEDLDAARRIDAVGNRVWLGPMLEGAYPEDLLADTAHLTDWSFVRDGDTATADQPLDLLAINYYTPTVVSHVPEGAEKPQDDGHGNSEHSPWPGADAVAFHRAPGEPTAMGWAVDPSALYDLLTRVSAAYPGLPLVISENGAAYEDVVGPDGSVHDPERAAYVHAHLEAVHRALSDGVDVRGYFLWSLLDNFEWAYGYAKRFGAVRVDYDTLERTPKSSARWYARVARSGELHAPDGD; translated from the coding sequence ATGACCGCGCCCGAAACCCGGCCGCTCACCGCCGTCCGCTCGTTCCCCGCCGACTTCCTGTGGGGCGCCGCCACCGCCGCGTACCAGATCGAGGGGGCGGCGGCGGAGGACGGCCGTACCCCGTCCATCTGGGACACCTTCTCGCACACGCCCGGCAAGGTCTTCGAGGGCCACACCGGCGACGTGGCCGTGGACCACTACCACCGGTTCCGCGAGGACGTCGGGATCATGGCCGAACTCGGCCTGAACGCCTACCGGTTCTCCGTCTCCTGGTCCCGTGTCCAGCCCACCGGCCGGGGCCCGGCCGTCCAGCAGGGGCTCGACTTCTACCGCCGGCTCGTCGACGAGCTGCTCGCCGCCGGGATCGAGCCGGCCCTGACCCTCTACCACTGGGACCTGCCGCAGGAGCTGGAGGACGCGGGCGGCTGGCCCGAGCGGTCGACCGCCGAGCGCTTCGCCGAGTACGCGGGGATCGTCGCGGACGCCGTCGGCGACCGGGTGAAGCGGTGGACCACGCTCAACGAGCCCTGGTGCAGCGCCTTCCTGGGGTACGGCTCCGGGGTGCACGCCCCGGGCCGCACCGACCCGGTGGCCTCGCTGCGCGCGGCCCACCACCTCAACCTCGGGCACGGTCTGGCGGTCCAGGCCCTGCGCGACTCGCTGCCGGCGGACCGGCAGCTCGCGGTCTCGCTGAACCTGCACGAGATCCGGCCGCTAACCACTTCGGCCGAGGACCTGGACGCGGCCCGCCGCATCGACGCCGTCGGCAACCGGGTCTGGCTGGGCCCGATGCTGGAGGGCGCCTACCCGGAGGACCTGCTCGCCGACACGGCTCACCTGACCGACTGGTCCTTCGTCCGGGACGGCGACACCGCGACGGCCGACCAGCCGCTGGACCTCCTCGCGATCAACTACTACACGCCGACGGTCGTCTCGCACGTGCCGGAGGGCGCGGAGAAGCCGCAGGACGACGGCCACGGCAACAGCGAGCACTCGCCGTGGCCCGGCGCGGACGCGGTCGCCTTCCACCGGGCGCCGGGCGAGCCGACGGCGATGGGCTGGGCGGTCGACCCGAGCGCGCTGTACGACCTGCTGACCCGGGTCTCCGCCGCGTACCCCGGTCTTCCGCTGGTGATCAGCGAGAACGGGGCGGCGTACGAGGACGTCGTCGGCCCGGACGGTTCGGTGCACGACCCGGAGCGCGCCGCCTATGTGCACGCGCACCTGGAGGCGGTGCACCGGGCGCTGTCGGACGGGGTGGACGTGCGCGGCTACTTCCTCTGGTCGCTGCTCGACAACTTCGAGTGGGCGTACGGGTATGCGAAGCGGTTCGGCGCGGTGCGGGTGGACTACGACACCCTGGAGCGCACCCCGAAGTCCAGCGCCCGCTGGTACGCGCGGGTGGCGCGTTCGGGCGAGCTGCACGCGCCCGACGGGGACTGA
- a CDS encoding IclR family transcriptional regulator, with protein sequence MDTGTARRTGGVAETAAPPRQERGRGVLEGAFALLDALRRNGDEAGVTELALACGVPKGSVHRLLDQLVGLGAVERRGNRYRVGPQLYRLGQAWEPHPGLRTAARLPLQRLRAVTGASVVLTVLREDMALTVSSVPGELEPLLPVRDGIAFHLDTAAGKALRGPLGGGAVFDREDVMEGVCCASLPVRAPDGRTVAALAGMVPAGRRLDALAQAVAEAGAAVTRALARGGRRRPVPSAALVL encoded by the coding sequence ATGGACACCGGAACGGCACGGAGAACGGGCGGCGTCGCGGAGACGGCCGCGCCGCCCCGCCAGGAACGCGGACGGGGAGTGCTCGAAGGAGCGTTCGCCCTGCTCGACGCCCTCCGCAGGAACGGCGACGAGGCCGGAGTGACCGAACTCGCGCTCGCCTGCGGGGTGCCCAAGGGCAGCGTCCACCGGCTCCTCGACCAACTGGTCGGCCTCGGCGCCGTCGAACGCAGGGGCAACCGCTACCGCGTCGGCCCGCAGCTGTACCGCCTCGGCCAGGCCTGGGAACCGCACCCCGGACTGCGCACCGCCGCCCGCCTGCCCCTCCAGCGGCTGAGGGCCGTCACCGGCGCCAGCGTCGTCCTCACCGTGCTGCGCGAGGACATGGCCCTCACCGTGAGCTCGGTACCGGGCGAGCTGGAGCCGCTGCTCCCCGTACGCGACGGGATCGCCTTCCACCTCGACACCGCCGCGGGGAAGGCGCTGCGCGGACCGCTCGGGGGCGGGGCCGTGTTCGACCGCGAGGACGTCATGGAAGGGGTGTGCTGCGCCTCGCTGCCGGTCCGCGCCCCGGACGGCCGTACGGTCGCCGCGCTCGCCGGCATGGTCCCGGCCGGCCGCCGACTCGACGCGCTCGCCCAGGCCGTCGCCGAGGCGGGGGCAGCGGTCACCCGCGCGCTCGCCCGGGGCGGGCGGCGAAGACCGGTGCCGTCGGCCGCGCTCGTCCTGTAG
- a CDS encoding ABC transporter substrate-binding protein → MRTSSSRRGRRAAIAAVAVVVTGTTLLTGCGSDDDGGKGGTSGQGSGKITLRIGTFGSFGYDDKTGAKLYAEYERLHPNIKIEESNVSDGQKYWDTLKLRLTQNSGVADIQAVEVGYIAEATGTAMANKWVDLGKEGGANLGDFLDWKVKQATTGDGKVIGLGTDIGPMAICYNKDLFAKAKLPTTREEVSKLWAGDWSKFLDAGEKYKAAAPAGTAFHDSASGLFNAVVSSDPVQYANASGELDWENSPGVKQAWETAVKAAQGGLTAKLRQFDEKGTWNAAFKNSKFATVACPSWMTGIIKDQAGPANQGKWDIAAPPVAGNWGGSFLAVPKSGKHTKEAAELAAWLTAPAQHAKVFAVNGNIPSSKDTLLSSAVQEAKLPYFGDTPVGKIFAGAAVGITPATISRYDGQVKTFLTDNGILDIEQRGTDPAKAWENVKKLVDDKIDQ, encoded by the coding sequence ATGCGCACTTCCAGCAGCAGACGCGGACGCCGTGCGGCGATCGCGGCGGTCGCCGTCGTCGTGACCGGCACGACCCTGCTCACCGGTTGCGGCAGCGACGACGACGGCGGCAAGGGCGGCACGAGCGGCCAGGGCTCCGGGAAGATCACGCTGCGGATCGGGACCTTCGGTTCCTTCGGCTACGACGACAAGACCGGCGCCAAGCTCTACGCCGAGTACGAGCGGCTCCACCCGAACATCAAGATCGAGGAGTCGAACGTCTCCGACGGCCAGAAGTACTGGGACACGCTGAAGCTGCGCCTCACGCAGAACAGCGGCGTCGCCGACATCCAGGCCGTCGAGGTGGGCTACATCGCCGAGGCGACCGGCACGGCCATGGCGAACAAGTGGGTCGACCTGGGCAAGGAGGGCGGCGCGAACCTCGGCGACTTCCTCGACTGGAAGGTCAAGCAGGCGACGACCGGCGACGGAAAGGTCATCGGCCTCGGCACCGACATCGGCCCGATGGCGATCTGCTACAACAAGGACCTCTTCGCCAAGGCCAAGCTGCCCACCACCCGCGAGGAGGTGTCCAAGCTGTGGGCCGGCGACTGGTCCAAGTTCCTCGACGCCGGTGAGAAGTACAAGGCGGCGGCGCCCGCCGGCACCGCCTTCCACGACTCGGCGAGCGGCCTCTTCAACGCGGTCGTCTCCAGCGACCCGGTGCAGTACGCCAACGCGAGCGGCGAGCTCGACTGGGAGAACAGCCCCGGCGTGAAGCAGGCCTGGGAGACCGCCGTGAAGGCGGCCCAGGGCGGACTGACCGCCAAGCTGCGCCAGTTCGACGAGAAGGGCACGTGGAACGCGGCCTTCAAGAACTCGAAGTTCGCCACCGTCGCCTGCCCGAGCTGGATGACCGGCATCATCAAGGACCAGGCCGGCCCCGCCAACCAGGGCAAGTGGGACATCGCCGCGCCGCCGGTCGCCGGCAACTGGGGCGGCTCCTTCCTCGCCGTACCGAAGTCCGGCAAGCACACCAAGGAGGCCGCCGAGCTGGCGGCCTGGCTGACCGCGCCCGCGCAGCACGCCAAGGTGTTCGCGGTGAACGGCAACATCCCCTCGTCCAAGGACACGCTCCTCTCCTCGGCGGTCCAGGAGGCGAAGCTGCCGTACTTCGGCGACACCCCGGTCGGCAAGATCTTCGCCGGCGCGGCGGTCGGCATCACCCCGGCCACCATCAGCCGCTACGACGGCCAGGTGAAGACCTTCCTCACCGACAACGGCATCCTCGACATCGAGCAGCGCGGCACCGACCCGGCCAAGGCCTGGGAGAACGTCAAGAAGCTGGTCGACGACAAGATCGACCAGTAG